The Desulfovibrio sp. G11 region AAGACCCCTGCCCGGCGTTCACACCGGAAGGGCGGGCCTTGCCGCCTTTGCCGGAAGCAGCGCTTTTTCCGGCCGCCCCCGTGCAGCGGCCTTGCCTGCCGCAGCTTCGGACTTTTGCACGAGATCGGCCAGGGCAAGAATGGTATTGGCATAGACCGTGGACCGGTTATAGGTCATGAGCACCTTGTGCTGCTGCGCGCGGCTTATGCCGGGCTTCCAGCCATGCCGTACCAGATAGTTGGACAGGCTTGCCACAGCATCCGGCACATGAAACAGGTCAACCTTGCCGTCATCGTCACCGTCCGCTCCATACGCCGCGATATTGGAGGGCATGAACTGACACAGGCCGACCGCCCCATAAATGGAGCTGGGCAGGTACTGGGGATCAAGATCATCCTGCAGGATATGGCGCACAAGAGCCCGTACTTCTTTATAGGCCCAGTCGGCACGTTTCGGCATGGTTTCCTGCAGCCAGTCCATGTGTTCTTCATAGCCCGGCATACGCGGCAGCCATTGATCGATTTGCGAAGGATCACGGCTCACGGCCATACTAGCCAGGGTGTAAAGGGCGTTTTCCGGCACATCAGCCAGCACCTTGCCAAGGCGCGTTTCCACAAAAAGCAGAGACACTGCCACGGACGAAGGGACTCCGTAGCGGGCCTGGGCCTGACTGAACGCCTGTTTATGCTCGGCAATGAACGCGCGGCACAAGCGGGCATTCTGTTCCGTTACGACCCCTTTGTAGTAGGTTGTGGACGTGGGCTTGGCGGAAGGAGGCCGGGGCATGAAACGGCTTTTGTAAAGCTCGAGCATTTTGCGGCCCATAGGTGACTGACTGGGCGTAGAGGCCAGCGTACCCAGCAGGGCGTCTACCCGCGGTCCGGAAAGCCCATCGGCGGCAAGCCGCATGGCCAGCGGCAGCCAGACCGGGGCCATGGCAGACGTACCCGCCTCCGAGACATTTTCGTTGTCGGGTAGTTCGGGCTGCGCCTGGAGGCCGGGACGAACGGGGGAGAGATCTCCCCCGCCGCTCCGGCCAGTTACCGCTTCGCCCGTTGCGGGCAAATCGTGGCCGGCAACCTTGCCCGGAACGACCCCATGGGCCGGACCGGCGCTTTCAGGTTCTGAAACCGGCTGGGTATGCGCGCCGCCGCAGGCGGCCACGAGCATGCCGCAGACCAGACAGCATATCAGGCTGACCGTTCTGAACGTGGCTAAAGAAGCTTTTCCGGCCAGCGTTATGGTCATGTTTATAAGTCCTGAAATACCCACACCACCCGGCCCAGCAAACGTCTGGTCAGCAGGTCGGGTGTGAGTGTTGTTTCGGGGAAGTTCGCAGAATCAGAACGCAGCACATACCCGTCCTGCGCGCTGTTCAGGAACAGACGACGAAGAATCACGCCTTCGTTGGGCGCAAAAAGTGCATACACGCGGCCGGAAATCACGTCCCTGTCCATAGTGTCCACACCAAGGTGTGCGTCGGACATAATAGTGGGGGTCATGTTGGTTCCACGCATGCGCAGGACAGCAAGGCTGTCTTTCATATAAGAATGCGGCAGGGAAATTTTTCCCGCCACTTCAAGGGACGGGCGTGGCTGCTCGTCATCATAATCGCAATTCATGTGATAAACAGAAACCACAGATCCCCTTGCAAGAGTATCGCCGTAGTGGGCGGCGTTTTCCGCAAGCGCCGCAGGCGCATCCTGCGGCATGTACCCCTGCTCGGTACGCAGGTACATGGGCCCTATGCCCTGCTTGAGCCAGTCGGGATTAAGCCCGAACTTCTCAAACAGCTTCATAAACCAGTCGCCGGGAACGGAATTGCGGCGCTTGGCATCTGAGATGCTCGACTGGCGTATATCCAGCACCTCGGCCAATTCCACCTGAGTGCGGCTGTTTGTCGCCAGTTTGATACGTTCGTATATTTCTGCAAAGGCAGGCATGATCTTGAACTCCATAATGCGGACAAGCCGCATCATCAATGTTGAGGATTAAGAAGAGGCGCTTCGTTGGCCAGCACCATCTTGCTGTTCTCCTTGAGAGATTTGCGCATGGCCTCCAGCCAGCGTTGGTACGCATAGAACTGAGGCGCCTTATTATAGGATTGGGCGTAGATGGATGCGGCGCTGGCGTCGCCTTCACCGCGTTTT contains the following coding sequences:
- a CDS encoding lytic murein transglycosylase; amino-acid sequence: MTITLAGKASLATFRTVSLICCLVCGMLVAACGGAHTQPVSEPESAGPAHGVVPGKVAGHDLPATGEAVTGRSGGGDLSPVRPGLQAQPELPDNENVSEAGTSAMAPVWLPLAMRLAADGLSGPRVDALLGTLASTPSQSPMGRKMLELYKSRFMPRPPSAKPTSTTYYKGVVTEQNARLCRAFIAEHKQAFSQAQARYGVPSSVAVSLLFVETRLGKVLADVPENALYTLASMAVSRDPSQIDQWLPRMPGYEEHMDWLQETMPKRADWAYKEVRALVRHILQDDLDPQYLPSSIYGAVGLCQFMPSNIAAYGADGDDDGKVDLFHVPDAVASLSNYLVRHGWKPGISRAQQHKVLMTYNRSTVYANTILALADLVQKSEAAAGKAAARGRPEKALLPAKAARPALPV
- a CDS encoding LexA family transcriptional regulator — protein: MMRLVRIMEFKIMPAFAEIYERIKLATNSRTQVELAEVLDIRQSSISDAKRRNSVPGDWFMKLFEKFGLNPDWLKQGIGPMYLRTEQGYMPQDAPAALAENAAHYGDTLARGSVVSVYHMNCDYDDEQPRPSLEVAGKISLPHSYMKDSLAVLRMRGTNMTPTIMSDAHLGVDTMDRDVISGRVYALFAPNEGVILRRLFLNSAQDGYVLRSDSANFPETTLTPDLLTRRLLGRVVWVFQDL